The Mustela nigripes isolate SB6536 chromosome 4, MUSNIG.SB6536, whole genome shotgun sequence genome includes a window with the following:
- the AP3M1 gene encoding AP-3 complex subunit mu-1, with protein MIHSLFLINCSGDIFLEKHWKSVVSQSVCDYFFEAQEKAADVENVPPVISTPHHYLISIYRDKLFFVSVIQTEVPPLFVIEFLHRVADTFQDYFGECSEAAIKDNVVIVYELLEEMLDNGFPLATESNILKELIKPPTILRSVVNSITGSSNVGDTLPTGQLSNIPWRRAGVKYTNNEAYFDVVEEIDAIIDKSGSTVFAEIQGVIDACIKLSGMPDLSLSFMNPRLLDDVSFHPCIRFKRWESERVLSFIPPDGNFRLISYRVSSQNLVAIPVYVKHSISFKENSSCGRFDITIGPKQNMGKTIEGITVTVHMPKVVLNMNLTPTQGSYTFDPVTKVLTWDVGKITPQKLPSLKGLVNLQSGAPKPEENPSLNIQFKIQQLAISGLKVNRLDMYGEKYKPFKGVKYVTKAGKFQVRT; from the exons atGATCCACAGTCTATTTCTCATAAACTGTTCCGGTGACATATTTCTGGAGAAGCACTGGAAGAGTGTTGTGAGCCAGTCGGTCTGTGATTATTTCTTTGAAGCTCAAGAGAAAGCTGCTGATGTTGAAAATGTACCACCTGTCATTTCAACACCTCATCACTACCTCATCAGTATATACAGGGACAAACTCTTCTTTGTGTCTGTCATACAGACTGAAGTGCCCCCTCTCTTTGTAATTGAGTTCCTACATCGAGTTGCTGACACTTTTCAG GACTACTTTGGTGAGTGTTCGGAAGCTGCAATTAAGGATAATGTGGTCATTGTATATGAGCTCTTGGAAGAAATGTTAGACAATGGATTTCCACTGGCTACTGAAtctaatattttgaaagaactgATTAAACCACCAACAATTCTCCGTTCTGTCGTCAACTCTATTACAG GCAGTAGTAATGTTGGGGACACACTCCCCACTGGGCAGCTGTCCAACATCCCATGGCGCCGGGCTGGGGTAAAGTACACAAACAATGAAGCCTATTTTGATGTCGTTGAAGAAATAGATGCAATTATAGATAAATCAG gatCTACAGTCTTTGCAGAAATTCAGGGGGTCATTGATGCTTGCATTAAGCTATCTGGAATGCCtgacctttctctttctttcatg AACCCACGGCTTCTAGATGACGTCAGCTTCCACCCCTGCATCCGGTTTAAGCGCTGGGAATCTGAAAGAGTTTTGTCCTTCATTCCTCCAGATGGAAATTTCCGGCTCATATCCTATCGTGTCAGCTCACAAAA tCTAGTGGCAATACCGGTGTATGTGAAACATAGCATCAGCTTTAAGGAGAACAGTTCTTGCGGTAGATTTGATATTACGATTGGACCAAAGCAGAATATGGGGAAAACTATTGAAGGAATCACGGTAACAGTTCACATGCCAAAAGTTGTGCTGAATATGAACCTGACGCCAACACAAGGCAGCTATACGTTTGATCCAGTTACCAAG GTACTAACATGGGATGTGGGAAAAATTACTCCTCAAAAGCTCCCAAGTCTTAAAGGACTGGTAAATTTACAGTCTGGAGCACCCAAGCCAGAAGAAAATCCAAGTCTCAACATACAGTTCAAGATTCAGCAGCTCGCTATTTCTG GCTTAAAAGTAAACCGCTTGGACATGTATGGGGAGAAATATAAGCCATTTAAAGGAGTCAAATATGTCACGAAAGCTGGAAAGTTCCAAGTGAGAACATGA